The following coding sequences lie in one Saccharopolyspora hordei genomic window:
- the glpX gene encoding class II fructose-bisphosphatase: protein MSTSNGRHREAPDRNLAMELVRVTEAAAMAAGRWVGRGDKNAGDGAAVDAMRKLIGTVSMRGVVVIGEGEKDEAPMLYNGEEVGNGEGPECDVAVDPIDGTTLLSKGMPNALAVLAVSERGTMFDPSAVFYMEKMAVGPEAAGVIDISAPIAENVRRVAKAKQIDVSDVTVCILDRPRHEQIVKEVREAGARIQFISDGDVAGAIAAARPGSGVDMLLGIGGTPEGIIAACALKCLDGEIQARLWPRDDAERAKLREQGHDVNQVLTTSDLVRGDNMFFCATGITDGALLKGVHYRANRCTTQSIVMRSKSGTVRIIEGQHRLTKLREYADVDYGEDSARHGLLP, encoded by the coding sequence ATGAGCACCAGCAACGGACGACACCGCGAAGCACCGGACCGCAACCTCGCCATGGAACTGGTCCGGGTGACCGAGGCGGCCGCGATGGCGGCCGGGCGCTGGGTCGGCCGCGGCGACAAGAACGCCGGCGACGGCGCGGCGGTGGACGCGATGCGCAAGCTCATCGGCACCGTGTCGATGCGGGGCGTCGTGGTCATCGGCGAGGGCGAGAAGGACGAAGCCCCGATGCTCTACAACGGCGAGGAGGTCGGCAACGGCGAGGGCCCCGAGTGCGACGTGGCCGTCGACCCGATCGACGGGACCACGCTGCTGAGCAAGGGCATGCCGAACGCGCTGGCGGTGCTCGCGGTCTCCGAGCGGGGCACCATGTTCGACCCGTCCGCGGTGTTCTACATGGAGAAGATGGCCGTCGGCCCGGAGGCCGCCGGCGTGATCGACATCAGTGCCCCGATCGCGGAGAACGTGCGCCGGGTGGCCAAGGCCAAGCAGATCGACGTCTCGGACGTGACGGTGTGCATCCTGGACCGGCCGCGCCACGAGCAGATCGTCAAGGAGGTCCGCGAGGCGGGCGCCCGCATCCAGTTCATCTCCGACGGCGACGTGGCCGGCGCGATCGCGGCGGCGCGCCCGGGCAGCGGGGTGGACATGCTGCTGGGCATCGGCGGCACCCCGGAGGGCATCATCGCCGCGTGCGCGCTGAAGTGCCTCGACGGGGAGATCCAGGCCCGGTTGTGGCCGCGCGACGACGCCGAGCGCGCGAAGCTGCGCGAGCAGGGCCACGACGTGAACCAGGTGCTGACCACGTCGGACCTGGTGCGCGGCGACAACATGTTCTTCTGCGCCACCGGCATCACCGACGGCGCGCTGCTCAAGGGCGTGCACTACCGCGCGAACCGGTGCACCACGCAGTCCATCGTGATGCGCTCGAAGTCCGGCACGGTGCGGATCATCGAGGGCCAGCACCGGTTGACGAAGCTCCGCGAGTACGCGGACGTCGACTACGGCGAGGACTCCGCGCGCCACGGCCTGCTGCCCTGA
- a CDS encoding DUF4245 domain-containing protein yields the protein MGLVAEPSNQQPAPSRPPRTLSAMVFAILPLVLIAFGMAGLLGQCSFNPGGPTAQVPTVDVPAELDRAADRVDFPIADPQLPPGWRANSVAVLTLRSHAEVVRIGYLTGDGRYLRFSQSTAAEEELVTADTRQAPRALGTVEAGGRQWVRYEGVAGEQAWATERDGVRVLIAGNADEPELRTLAEAVLQAPTRP from the coding sequence ATGGGGCTCGTGGCCGAACCCAGCAACCAGCAACCCGCGCCGTCCCGTCCGCCCCGGACCCTGTCGGCGATGGTGTTCGCGATCCTCCCGCTGGTCCTGATCGCCTTCGGGATGGCGGGTCTGCTGGGGCAGTGCTCGTTCAACCCCGGTGGTCCGACGGCGCAGGTGCCGACGGTGGACGTGCCCGCCGAGCTGGACCGTGCCGCCGACCGGGTGGACTTCCCGATCGCCGACCCGCAGCTGCCGCCGGGCTGGCGGGCCAACTCGGTCGCCGTGCTGACGCTGCGCTCGCACGCGGAGGTCGTGCGCATCGGCTACCTCACCGGCGACGGCCGCTACCTGCGCTTCTCGCAGTCCACGGCGGCCGAGGAGGAGCTGGTCACCGCGGACACCCGCCAGGCGCCGCGGGCGCTGGGCACGGTCGAGGCCGGCGGGCGGCAGTGGGTGCGCTACGAGGGCGTGGCGGGCGAGCAGGCCTGGGCGACCGAGCGCGACGGCGTCCGCGTGCTCATCGCGGGCAACGCCGACGAACCCGAGCTCCGCACCCTCGCCGAAGCCGTCCTCCAGGCCCCGACGCGCCCGTGA
- a CDS encoding 4-hydroxy-3-methylbut-2-enyl diphosphate reductase, with amino-acid sequence MTTSPEATDLVDQDAGRTKRVLLAKPRGYCAGVDRAVVTVEKALETYGAPIYVRKEIVHNRHVVDTLSERGVIFVDETDEVPEGAIVVFSAHGVSPAVHEEAAKRNLRTIDATCPLVTKVHKEVHRFAREDYDILLIGHEGHEEVEGTSGEAPERVQLVDKPEDVDKVQVRDPSKVVWLSQTTLSVDETMERVEQLKERFPELQAPPSDDICYATSNRQQAVKAMAPECDLVIVVGSQNSSNSKRLVEVALQAGASDAHLVDYASQIDDAWLDGVSTVGVTSGASVPDVLVMQVLDHLAERGWDQVDEVTTANEKVTFALPRELRKDLDSNPDKPQGVR; translated from the coding sequence ATGACGACCTCGCCCGAGGCCACGGACCTCGTTGACCAGGACGCCGGGCGGACCAAGCGAGTCCTGCTCGCCAAGCCGCGTGGGTACTGCGCAGGTGTCGACCGCGCGGTGGTCACCGTCGAGAAAGCCCTCGAGACCTACGGCGCACCGATCTACGTGCGCAAGGAGATCGTGCACAACCGCCACGTCGTGGACACGCTGTCCGAGCGCGGCGTGATCTTCGTGGACGAGACCGACGAGGTGCCCGAGGGCGCGATCGTGGTGTTCTCCGCGCACGGCGTGTCCCCGGCGGTGCACGAGGAGGCGGCCAAGCGCAACCTGCGCACCATCGACGCGACCTGCCCGCTGGTGACCAAGGTGCACAAGGAGGTCCACCGGTTCGCCCGCGAGGACTACGACATCCTGCTGATCGGCCACGAGGGCCACGAGGAGGTCGAGGGCACCTCCGGTGAGGCGCCCGAGCGCGTCCAGCTGGTCGACAAGCCCGAGGACGTCGACAAGGTCCAGGTGCGCGACCCCAGCAAGGTGGTGTGGCTGTCGCAGACCACGCTCAGCGTGGACGAGACGATGGAGCGGGTGGAGCAGCTCAAGGAGCGGTTCCCGGAGCTGCAGGCGCCGCCGAGCGACGACATCTGCTACGCCACCTCCAACCGCCAGCAGGCGGTGAAGGCGATGGCGCCGGAGTGCGACCTGGTGATCGTGGTCGGCTCGCAGAACTCCTCGAACTCGAAGCGCCTGGTGGAGGTGGCCCTGCAGGCCGGGGCCTCCGACGCGCACCTGGTGGACTACGCCTCGCAGATCGACGACGCGTGGCTGGACGGTGTCTCCACCGTCGGCGTCACCAGCGGCGCCTCGGTGCCGGACGTGCTGGTCATGCAGGTGCTGGACCACCTGGCCGAGCGCGGCTGGGACCAGGTGGACGAGGTCACCACGGCCAACGAGAAGGTCACCTTCGCGCTGCCGCGCGAGCTGCGCAAGGACCTGGACAGCAACCCGGACAAGCCCCAGGGCGTGCGCTGA
- a CDS encoding S1 family peptidase, translating into MRKRSVLVSAIAAAGALGALGVPAVAQPDDVTPFIVGGHDATEEYSFMVSLQQQGQHTCGGSLIKPDWVVTAAHCVQGGGDFTVRVGSNDHTSGGEEASVTDVQTHPSGDIAVLQLDHALQATPIEIASESGDPGTATRIIGWGQTCAEPGCGPAPQVLQELDTQIVDDSSCTSIDGATEICTDNPGGDSGACYGDSGGPQIKGTSGSWELIGATSRAGNDDSTCATGPSIYTDVVAYADWVNQTTGG; encoded by the coding sequence ATGCGCAAGCGTTCGGTTCTCGTCTCAGCCATCGCTGCCGCCGGCGCGCTCGGCGCACTGGGCGTGCCCGCAGTCGCCCAGCCCGACGACGTCACCCCGTTCATCGTCGGCGGTCACGACGCCACCGAGGAGTACTCGTTCATGGTGTCCCTGCAGCAGCAGGGCCAGCACACCTGCGGTGGCTCGTTGATCAAGCCCGACTGGGTGGTGACCGCGGCGCACTGCGTGCAGGGCGGCGGCGACTTCACCGTGCGGGTCGGCAGCAACGACCACACCAGCGGCGGCGAGGAGGCCAGCGTCACCGACGTGCAGACGCACCCCTCCGGTGACATCGCGGTGCTGCAGCTGGACCACGCGCTGCAGGCGACCCCGATCGAGATCGCGTCCGAGTCGGGCGACCCGGGCACCGCGACGCGGATCATCGGCTGGGGCCAGACCTGCGCCGAGCCGGGGTGCGGCCCGGCGCCGCAGGTGCTGCAGGAGCTGGACACCCAGATCGTCGACGACTCCAGCTGCACGAGCATCGACGGCGCGACCGAGATCTGCACCGACAACCCGGGCGGCGACTCCGGCGCCTGCTACGGCGACTCGGGCGGCCCGCAGATCAAGGGCACCTCGGGGAGCTGGGAGCTGATCGGCGCGACCAGCCGTGCCGGCAACGACGACTCGACCTGCGCCACCGGCCCGTCCATCTACACCGACGTGGTCGCCTACGCGGACTGGGTCAACCAGACCACCGGCGGCTGA
- a CDS encoding trypsin-like serine protease — protein sequence MRKRSTLLAGIAAVALGTGVAPAAAASDDPGVLIVGGHDATEQYDWMASLQRDGNHSCGASLIDERWVLTAAHCVQDAAPADLGLRIGSPDHTTGGTEVGVSDIVVHPDYATNSPNGDIALLELDRAVSEQPVEIADASGPEGTPSRIIGWGVTCPVRGCGEPPAQLQELDTEVVADSQCSLSLIDGATEICTGSSEPNANACFGDSGGPQLEGQPGDWKLTGVTSRLGSLVPVCGTAPSVYTDATAYKDWIAETTG from the coding sequence GTGAGGAAGAGGTCCACGCTGCTCGCGGGCATCGCCGCGGTCGCGCTGGGGACGGGAGTGGCACCGGCCGCGGCGGCGAGCGACGACCCGGGCGTGCTCATCGTCGGCGGCCACGACGCCACCGAGCAGTACGACTGGATGGCCTCGTTGCAGCGCGACGGCAACCACAGCTGCGGGGCGTCACTCATCGACGAGCGGTGGGTGCTCACCGCGGCCCACTGCGTGCAGGACGCCGCACCCGCCGACCTCGGCCTGCGCATCGGCAGCCCGGACCACACCACCGGCGGCACCGAGGTGGGCGTGTCGGACATCGTGGTGCACCCGGACTACGCGACCAACAGCCCCAACGGCGACATCGCGCTGCTGGAGCTGGACCGGGCGGTGTCGGAGCAGCCGGTCGAGATCGCCGACGCCTCCGGGCCGGAGGGCACCCCGTCGCGCATCATCGGCTGGGGCGTGACCTGCCCGGTCCGCGGCTGCGGCGAACCGCCCGCGCAGCTGCAGGAGCTGGACACCGAGGTGGTGGCCGACAGCCAGTGCTCGCTGAGCCTCATCGACGGCGCGACCGAGATCTGCACCGGCAGCTCCGAGCCGAACGCCAACGCCTGCTTCGGCGACTCCGGCGGCCCGCAGCTGGAGGGGCAGCCGGGTGACTGGAAGCTGACCGGTGTCACCAGCCGCCTGGGCAGCCTGGTGCCGGTCTGCGGCACCGCTCCGTCCGTCTACACGGACGCGACGGCCTACAAGGACTGGATCGCCGAGACCACCGGCTGA
- a CDS encoding FAD-dependent oxidoreductase, with protein sequence MTAVSHEVDLLIVGAGPTGLFAAYYAGFRGLSVALVDALPEPGGQVTAMYPEKMIFDVAGFPEVRGRDLVAALVEQADQYSPRYLLGRHAVELSDVDGGLLVGFGDGDALRARAVLITAGIGEFSPRPLPAGGDWLGRGVVHFIPELSEHSGRDVVVVGGGDSAFDWALALHPLARSVSLVHRRTRFRAHPGLVSKVEDLGVPLITPAEVVEVRGDDAGVHEVEVDVAGQRRVLPAQTVVAALGFTADLGPIEGWGLELEKRSIVVDTTMRTSRPRVYAAGDVAAYPGKVKLIATGFGEAATAVNNIAVELDPAAHLFPGHSSNLS encoded by the coding sequence GTGACCGCGGTGTCGCACGAGGTCGACCTCCTGATCGTCGGTGCCGGCCCGACGGGGTTGTTCGCCGCCTACTACGCGGGGTTCCGCGGGCTGTCGGTGGCCCTGGTGGACGCGCTGCCCGAGCCCGGCGGGCAGGTCACCGCGATGTACCCGGAGAAGATGATCTTCGACGTGGCGGGCTTCCCCGAGGTGCGCGGCCGGGACCTGGTGGCGGCGCTGGTGGAACAGGCCGACCAGTACTCCCCGCGCTACCTGCTCGGCAGGCACGCCGTCGAGCTGTCCGATGTGGACGGCGGCCTGCTGGTCGGGTTCGGCGACGGTGACGCGCTGCGCGCTCGGGCGGTGCTCATCACCGCCGGGATCGGCGAGTTCAGCCCGCGACCGCTGCCCGCCGGCGGCGACTGGCTCGGCCGCGGCGTCGTGCACTTCATCCCGGAGCTGTCCGAGCACAGTGGACGCGACGTGGTGGTGGTCGGCGGCGGGGACTCCGCGTTCGACTGGGCGCTGGCGCTGCACCCGCTGGCGCGCAGCGTCTCGCTGGTGCACCGCCGGACCCGGTTCCGCGCGCACCCGGGCCTGGTCAGCAAGGTCGAGGACCTGGGCGTCCCGCTCATCACGCCGGCCGAGGTGGTGGAGGTCCGCGGCGACGACGCCGGGGTGCACGAGGTGGAGGTCGACGTCGCGGGGCAGCGCCGCGTGCTGCCCGCGCAGACCGTGGTCGCCGCCCTGGGCTTCACCGCCGACCTCGGCCCCATCGAGGGCTGGGGCCTGGAGCTGGAGAAGCGGTCGATCGTGGTGGACACGACGATGCGGACCAGCCGGCCGCGGGTCTACGCGGCGGGGGACGTCGCGGCCTACCCGGGGAAGGTGAAGCTGATCGCGACGGGCTTCGGCGAGGCGGCGACGGCGGTGAACAACATCGCGGTCGAGCTCGACCCGGCGGCCCACCTCTTCCCGGGCCACTCCTCCAACCTGTCCTGA
- the xseA gene encoding exodeoxyribonuclease VII large subunit — protein MTSPTSPEEPWPVRTVARKIAEWINRLGSVWVEGQITQISLRPGAATAFLQLRDPSADVSLTLTASAAAVRAMDPPLTDGSRVVVHGRPTFYVGRGTLSLRVDEIRAVGIGELLARIERLRKLLAAEGLFDPARKRPLPFLPNRVGLITGRASAAEHDVLTNARQRWPAVQFEVRNVAVQGSTAVPQVLEALAELDRMPEVDVIVLARGGGSVEDLLPFSDEALCRAVAACRTPVVSAIGHEPDSPLVDHVADVRCSTPTGAGKRVVPDVAEETQRIHQLRDRARRALHGWVDRERRLLDALRSRPVLADPLGPLEQRAEQVAVLRDRARRAMTTVLTTEQHALTATRSRLTTLGPAATLARGYAIVQRIEDGADGVVRSVDDAPPGTRLRVRVADGAIHAVVPDRAS, from the coding sequence CTGACTTCCCCGACGAGCCCCGAGGAGCCGTGGCCGGTACGCACCGTCGCGCGCAAGATCGCCGAGTGGATCAACCGGCTCGGCTCGGTCTGGGTGGAGGGCCAGATCACCCAGATCTCGCTGCGCCCGGGCGCCGCGACCGCGTTCCTGCAGCTGCGCGACCCGTCCGCCGACGTGTCGCTGACGCTGACCGCCTCGGCCGCCGCGGTCCGCGCGATGGACCCGCCGCTGACCGACGGCAGCCGGGTCGTGGTGCACGGCCGACCGACGTTCTACGTGGGCCGCGGCACGCTGAGCCTGCGGGTGGACGAGATCCGCGCGGTCGGCATCGGTGAGCTGCTGGCGCGCATCGAACGGCTCCGCAAGCTGCTCGCCGCCGAGGGCCTGTTCGACCCGGCCCGCAAGCGGCCGCTGCCGTTCCTGCCGAACCGGGTCGGGCTGATCACCGGCCGCGCGTCCGCCGCCGAGCACGACGTGCTGACCAACGCGCGGCAGCGCTGGCCGGCCGTGCAGTTCGAGGTCCGCAACGTCGCCGTGCAGGGCTCGACCGCGGTGCCGCAGGTCCTGGAGGCGCTGGCGGAGCTGGACCGGATGCCCGAGGTCGACGTGATCGTACTGGCCCGCGGCGGCGGCAGCGTCGAGGACCTGCTGCCGTTCTCCGACGAAGCGCTGTGCCGGGCGGTGGCGGCCTGCCGCACGCCGGTGGTCAGCGCCATCGGGCACGAACCGGACTCGCCGCTGGTCGACCACGTCGCGGACGTGCGCTGCTCCACGCCGACCGGCGCGGGCAAGCGGGTGGTGCCGGACGTGGCCGAGGAGACCCAGCGCATCCACCAGCTGCGCGACCGCGCCCGCCGCGCCCTGCACGGGTGGGTGGACCGGGAGCGGCGGCTGCTCGACGCGCTGCGCAGCCGCCCGGTGCTGGCCGACCCGCTCGGACCGCTGGAGCAGCGGGCCGAGCAGGTGGCGGTGCTGCGCGACCGCGCCCGCCGGGCGATGACGACGGTGCTGACCACCGAGCAGCACGCGCTGACCGCGACCCGATCTCGCTTGACGACCCTCGGGCCGGCGGCCACGCTGGCTCGTGGATACGCGATCGTGCAGCGCATCGAGGACGGCGCGGACGGAGTGGTCCGGTCCGTCGACGACGCCCCGCCCGGGACTCGACTTCGGGTGCGGGTCGCCGACGGTGCGATCCACGCGGTCGTGCCGGACCGAGCGAGCTGA
- a CDS encoding exodeoxyribonuclease VII small subunit, translated as MTGNEQQDEHFDPVAEHPEVAELGYEEARDQLAEVVKQLEAGGLSLEDSLALWERGEALAAVCERHLAGARERVERALASVEEE; from the coding sequence GTGACCGGCAACGAACAGCAGGACGAGCACTTCGACCCGGTGGCCGAGCACCCGGAGGTCGCCGAGCTCGGCTACGAGGAGGCCCGCGACCAGCTGGCCGAGGTGGTCAAGCAGCTGGAGGCCGGTGGGTTGTCGCTGGAGGACTCCCTGGCGCTGTGGGAGCGGGGCGAGGCGCTGGCGGCGGTGTGCGAGCGCCACCTGGCCGGGGCCCGCGAGCGCGTCGAACGCGCCCTCGCCTCCGTCGAGGAGGAGTGA
- a CDS encoding DUF6542 domain-containing protein yields the protein MPLWVAVLLAAVPTAIGTVLDILIWNQPDVLFKSCFFVGCVLAVLMAKRRNVFGPMVQPPLVLVVVMPLLVLITGSGAAAGAGATGKALSVARPLISSFPIMAGATVVALGIGLVRMFVTEKADHRPEVADSDAATKKRRRPTPSRGSGDRKRPDERGERREGRPARGERPTRERGDRGRPERGRAQAPGRARREEAPRRADAPRRGEAGRPRGAEGRPERAVPPRRGTGPRQVPGRPRQAEPPQGEPPRRPRRPRRDFG from the coding sequence GTGCCGCTTTGGGTTGCCGTGCTGCTGGCCGCAGTGCCCACTGCGATCGGCACCGTGCTGGACATCCTGATCTGGAACCAGCCCGACGTCCTGTTCAAGTCGTGCTTCTTCGTCGGCTGCGTGCTGGCAGTGCTGATGGCGAAGCGGCGGAACGTGTTCGGCCCTATGGTCCAACCCCCGCTGGTCCTGGTCGTCGTCATGCCGCTGCTCGTGCTGATCACCGGGTCCGGTGCGGCCGCTGGGGCGGGCGCGACCGGCAAGGCGCTGTCGGTCGCCCGGCCGCTGATCAGCAGCTTCCCGATCATGGCCGGCGCGACGGTCGTCGCCCTGGGAATCGGGCTCGTCCGGATGTTCGTTACCGAGAAGGCCGACCACCGGCCCGAGGTCGCCGACAGCGACGCGGCCACCAAGAAGCGCCGCCGCCCCACCCCGTCCCGCGGTTCCGGGGACCGCAAGCGGCCTGACGAGCGTGGGGAGCGCCGCGAGGGGCGTCCGGCCCGGGGCGAGCGGCCCACGCGCGAGCGCGGCGACCGGGGGCGCCCCGAGCGCGGGCGCGCGCAGGCGCCGGGGCGGGCGCGCCGGGAGGAGGCGCCGCGACGCGCCGACGCGCCCCGGCGGGGCGAGGCGGGACGGCCGCGGGGCGCGGAGGGCCGGCCGGAGCGTGCCGTGCCGCCGCGGCGGGGCACCGGCCCGCGGCAGGTGCCGGGACGACCGCGGCAGGCCGAGCCGCCGCAGGGCGAACCGCCCCGGCGGCCGCGACGGCCGCGCCGCGACTTCGGCTGA
- a CDS encoding ABC transporter permease subunit, translated as MSNQTAERPAAAAPEKRSSRAETLFRFQSFFGLVVVFVAAVVFSPRGDEGEILFLTSDNLFNIVRAVSEIGIIAVGLTFVILIGGIDLSVGSVLGLAAVGSAVLMVEDGLGVWATVALVLVAGIVFGLLQGAAVALLGVQAFIVTLAGLQIARGLARMWSGGETVQISYGDGPGQAPVLFSLLGERTFGGVVPIPVLVFAVVAVAAILFLRSSAYSRHLYAIGGNEKAARLSGVPVNRVKVIAFGIAGFCAALAGIVHAGQLNAGSPNDGIAYELDGIAAVVVGGTSLAGGRGSVIGTIAGALLLGILNNILSLNSVNTDLQLLIKGLVIVAAAALQRLRPTS; from the coding sequence GTGAGCAACCAGACGGCGGAACGGCCCGCGGCGGCCGCACCGGAGAAGCGGTCCAGCAGGGCGGAGACGCTGTTCCGCTTCCAGAGCTTCTTCGGGCTGGTCGTGGTGTTCGTCGCGGCGGTGGTCTTCTCGCCGCGCGGGGACGAGGGCGAGATCCTCTTCCTGACCAGCGACAACCTGTTCAACATCGTGCGCGCGGTGTCCGAGATCGGGATCATCGCGGTCGGCCTGACCTTCGTGATCCTCATCGGCGGCATCGACCTGTCGGTGGGGTCGGTGCTCGGGTTGGCCGCGGTGGGCTCGGCCGTGCTCATGGTGGAGGACGGCCTCGGCGTGTGGGCCACCGTCGCGCTCGTGCTGGTGGCGGGCATCGTGTTCGGCCTGCTCCAGGGGGCGGCGGTCGCGCTGCTGGGGGTGCAGGCGTTCATCGTCACGCTGGCCGGGCTGCAGATCGCGCGCGGGCTGGCGCGCATGTGGTCCGGCGGCGAGACCGTGCAGATCTCCTACGGTGACGGCCCGGGACAGGCCCCGGTGCTGTTCTCGCTGCTCGGCGAGCGCACGTTCGGCGGTGTGGTGCCGATCCCGGTGCTCGTCTTCGCCGTGGTCGCGGTGGCCGCGATCCTGTTCCTGCGCAGCAGCGCGTACTCCCGGCACCTGTACGCCATCGGCGGCAACGAGAAGGCCGCGCGGCTCTCCGGCGTGCCGGTGAACCGGGTCAAGGTCATCGCGTTCGGCATCGCCGGCTTCTGCGCCGCGCTGGCCGGCATCGTGCACGCCGGGCAGCTCAACGCGGGCAGCCCGAACGACGGCATCGCCTACGAACTGGACGGCATCGCCGCGGTGGTCGTCGGCGGCACCAGCCTCGCCGGTGGCCGCGGCTCGGTCATCGGCACCATCGCCGGCGCCCTGCTGCTCGGCATCCTCAACAACATCCTGAGCCTCAACAGCGTCAACACCGATCTGCAACTGCTCATCAAAGGTCTGGTGATCGTCGCGGCGGCGGCGCTGCAGCGTCTGCGCCCCACGTCGTGA
- a CDS encoding lipid droplet-associated protein produces the protein MSSFPLPVRVAAGLAATAVEQARRLPTTLLGLPVTVASQALQASMRVQQQITELAIKGDEALAVLRTPEEQPAWATFDEDLPDSDDDPVEPVAEPAAPSSVVAEYQTLTLPQLRGRLRSFTEEDLVELLAHEQEHERRPEFLRMLQNRLDRLRGQ, from the coding sequence ATGTCATCGTTCCCGCTGCCGGTCCGAGTCGCCGCCGGGTTGGCGGCCACCGCTGTCGAACAGGCCCGCCGACTGCCGACGACGCTGCTCGGCCTGCCGGTCACCGTGGCCAGCCAGGCCCTGCAGGCGTCGATGCGGGTCCAGCAGCAGATCACCGAGCTGGCGATCAAGGGCGACGAGGCGCTCGCCGTGCTGCGCACCCCGGAGGAGCAGCCCGCCTGGGCGACCTTCGACGAGGACTTGCCGGACTCCGACGACGACCCCGTGGAGCCGGTGGCCGAGCCGGCGGCGCCGAGCTCGGTGGTCGCCGAGTACCAGACGCTCACCCTGCCCCAGCTGCGCGGCCGGCTCCGCTCGTTCACCGAGGAGGACCTGGTCGAGCTGCTCGCCCACGAGCAGGAGCACGAGCGGCGCCCGGAGTTCCTGCGCATGCTGCAGAACCGCCTCGACCGCCTCCGCGGCCAGTGA
- a CDS encoding sugar ABC transporter ATP-binding protein, with protein sequence MSTAPPLVEMTGITKRYGGVLACDGVDLSVRAGEVHALLGENGAGKSTLMKVLSGDVTDHSGTIAIEGRPVQFSKPADAQQAGVAMIHQELDLVPGLSVAENLHLGREPRTRFGVVDRRKMAERTRELLRRTGIELDPQRPVGELRVGEQQLVTIARALLLDAKVLIMDEPTSALSSTEVERLFAVIAELRRAGTGIVYISHRMDEIGRVADRATVLRNGRKVAEFDAREMTAEQAAEAMVGRSVQTMFRSGRREVGEVLLEVSGFAVRPRRPRVGRREPAGIDLTVRRGEIVGLCGLLGSGRTELLESLFGAGSSGTWEGEVTLDGRPVRPRGPRRALREGIAFVPEDRRASGLVLEHSVLANTVLSVLDRLGPVGLVRRRKEVAATERSVQQLKVKLGRVLDPVGTLSGGNQQKVVFSRMLLTEPRLLLLDDPTRGVDIGAKAEIYQLLDEIARRGIGVLLASSELPELVGVCDRVVVLRGGRSVAEFDTAEVGEADLLAAAMGERAGAGDGDGAEPAVGSEPQSTGGGAR encoded by the coding sequence ATGAGCACGGCGCCACCGCTGGTCGAGATGACCGGCATCACCAAGCGCTACGGGGGCGTGCTGGCGTGCGACGGCGTGGACCTGTCGGTCCGGGCCGGGGAGGTGCACGCGCTGCTGGGGGAGAACGGCGCGGGCAAGAGCACCTTGATGAAGGTGCTGTCCGGCGACGTCACCGACCACTCCGGCACGATCGCGATCGAGGGCCGGCCGGTGCAGTTCAGCAAGCCCGCGGACGCCCAGCAGGCCGGGGTGGCGATGATCCACCAGGAGCTCGACCTGGTCCCGGGGCTCAGCGTCGCGGAGAACCTGCACCTCGGGCGCGAGCCGCGCACCAGGTTCGGCGTGGTCGACCGGCGGAAGATGGCCGAGCGCACCCGAGAGCTGCTGCGCCGCACCGGCATCGAGCTGGACCCGCAGCGCCCGGTCGGTGAGCTGCGCGTCGGCGAGCAGCAGCTGGTGACCATCGCCCGCGCGCTGCTGCTGGACGCGAAGGTGCTGATCATGGACGAGCCGACCTCGGCGCTGTCCAGCACCGAGGTGGAGCGGCTGTTCGCGGTGATCGCCGAACTGCGCCGCGCGGGCACCGGGATCGTCTACATCTCGCACCGCATGGACGAGATCGGCCGGGTGGCCGACCGGGCCACCGTGCTGCGCAACGGACGCAAGGTCGCCGAGTTCGACGCCCGGGAGATGACCGCCGAGCAGGCCGCCGAGGCGATGGTGGGCCGGTCGGTGCAGACGATGTTCCGCTCCGGGCGCCGGGAGGTCGGCGAGGTCCTGCTGGAGGTGTCGGGCTTCGCGGTGCGCCCGCGGCGGCCGCGGGTGGGCCGCCGGGAGCCCGCGGGGATCGACCTGACCGTGCGGCGCGGGGAGATCGTCGGGCTCTGCGGACTGCTCGGCTCGGGTCGCACCGAACTGCTCGAATCGCTGTTCGGGGCGGGGTCCTCCGGCACGTGGGAGGGGGAGGTGACCCTCGACGGGCGCCCGGTGCGGCCGCGGGGTCCGCGCCGTGCGCTGCGCGAGGGCATCGCCTTCGTGCCGGAGGACCGCAGGGCGTCCGGACTGGTCCTGGAGCACTCGGTGCTGGCCAACACGGTGCTGTCGGTGCTGGACCGGCTGGGGCCGGTCGGACTGGTCCGCCGCCGCAAGGAGGTGGCCGCCACCGAGCGCAGCGTGCAGCAGCTCAAGGTCAAGCTCGGCCGCGTCCTCGACCCGGTCGGCACCCTGTCGGGCGGCAACCAGCAGAAGGTCGTCTTCAGCCGGATGCTGCTGACCGAGCCCCGGCTGCTGCTGCTCGACGACCCCACCCGCGGCGTGGACATCGGCGCGAAGGCGGAGATCTACCAGCTGCTCGACGAGATCGCCAGGCGCGGCATCGGGGTCCTGCTGGCGTCCTCGGAGCTGCCGGAGCTGGTCGGCGTGTGCGACCGGGTGGTGGTGCTGCGCGGTGGGCGCAGCGTCGCGGAGTTCGACACCGCGGAGGTCGGCGAGGCGGACCTGCTGGCCGCCGCGATGGGCGAGCGGGCCGGCGCCGGTGACGGTGACGGGGCCGAGCCGGCGGTTGGCAGCGAACCGCAGAGCACCGGGGGAGGAGCCAGGTGA